The following coding sequences are from one Roseburia hominis A2-183 window:
- a CDS encoding tetratricopeptide repeat protein has protein sequence MRRRMEINHHRTYRGKAAVFLLVTAALLAGCANERTEDELSYRKIGIESMQSGDYEGALAAFDGALACCTGKITDLEIDICYYKAAAQYAAQDTEGALETYNAMIDYDGKNANAYYLRGCLKLGTGDTDGAKQDFADAVKYNHSDYELYINIYKNLAAYDLAEDGTAYLNDAFSIKGNDAESLAYRGEIYYLLGQYDNAIKELTSAIDAGSAAANLTLAQVYEAQQDTANAQTYYQAYVDAGVADSEAMNALAQIEMGKLNYSGALSYIEQGLSMESVPNRRALLQNQIICMEYTGDFAGAYEVMTAYTAAYPDDAEALREYTFLKSRVDTPAGTEVQGEVVVTEDIGTAEADSGTDGTDGADGTDSGADAGTDGSGDSGQ, from the coding sequence ATGAGAAGACGAATGGAAATCAATCACCATAGAACATACAGGGGAAAAGCGGCGGTGTTTTTGCTTGTGACAGCCGCGCTTCTTGCCGGATGTGCGAATGAGCGCACGGAGGATGAGCTTTCCTACCGCAAGATTGGCATAGAGAGCATGCAGAGCGGGGATTATGAGGGGGCACTGGCGGCATTTGACGGAGCGCTTGCGTGCTGCACCGGAAAAATTACCGATCTGGAGATCGACATCTGCTATTACAAGGCGGCAGCCCAGTATGCCGCACAGGACACTGAGGGAGCACTTGAGACGTACAACGCCATGATTGATTATGACGGGAAGAACGCCAATGCTTACTATCTGCGCGGATGTTTAAAGCTTGGCACCGGGGATACGGACGGGGCGAAGCAGGATTTTGCGGACGCGGTCAAGTATAACCATTCGGATTATGAACTTTATATCAATATTTACAAGAATCTTGCCGCCTATGATCTGGCGGAGGACGGCACGGCGTACTTAAACGACGCGTTTTCCATCAAGGGAAATGATGCGGAAAGTCTTGCATACAGAGGGGAGATTTACTACCTGCTGGGGCAGTATGACAACGCAATCAAAGAATTGACGTCCGCGATCGATGCAGGCAGTGCAGCGGCGAACCTGACGCTTGCGCAGGTATATGAGGCACAGCAGGACACGGCGAACGCGCAGACGTATTATCAGGCTTATGTGGATGCGGGTGTCGCGGATTCGGAAGCGATGAATGCATTGGCACAGATTGAGATGGGCAAGCTGAATTATAGCGGTGCGCTTTCCTACATCGAGCAGGGGCTTTCGATGGAGAGTGTTCCGAACAGGCGCGCGCTGCTGCAGAATCAGATTATCTGCATGGAGTATACCGGAGATTTTGCGGGAGCTTATGAGGTGATGACCGCTTATACAGCCGCGTACCCTGATGATGCGGAGGCACTGCGCGAATACACATTCTTAAAAAGCCGGGTGGATACGCCGGCGGGCACAGAAGTGCAGGGCGAGGTAGTCGTGACGGAGGATATCGGAACAGCAGAAGCAGACAGCGGAACGGACGGAACAGACGGTGCAGATGGAACCGACAGCGGAGCCGATGCCGGAACAGACGGAAGCGGAGACAGCGGACAGTAG
- the hflX gene encoding GTPase HflX: MAEIIELEDQIEKVILVGVSEQDGDDAEDSVAELAELVRTAGAVVVGTLIQKRELMHPGTYVGTGKVAEIAAMIAERGATGIVCDDELSPAQLKNLEQMLDTKVMDRTLIILDIFAARATTSEGKIQVELAQLKYRLSRLTGLGRSMSRLGGGIGTRGPGEKKLEMDRRLIKDRIAQLNRELKEVRQHREITRAKRTRNGMPVAAIVGYTNAGKSTLLNRLTDAGVLEEDKLFATLDPTTRVLELPGRQEILLTDTVGFIRKLPHHLIEAFKSTLEEAKYADYILHVVDASNPQHEKQMHIVYDTLYQLDIREKMVITLFNKQDAVTEREPLHDLRADHTLAVSAREGTGLDELKELLAELLRENKVLIERTIAYADAGILQQIRKQGELLEEDYRPEGIYVKAYVPLELYGKL; the protein is encoded by the coding sequence ATGGCAGAAATTATTGAATTGGAAGATCAGATCGAAAAGGTGATTCTGGTCGGCGTGAGCGAGCAGGATGGGGATGATGCCGAGGACTCTGTGGCAGAGCTGGCGGAGCTTGTCAGGACAGCGGGAGCTGTCGTGGTCGGCACACTGATCCAGAAGAGGGAACTGATGCACCCGGGCACCTATGTGGGCACCGGAAAAGTGGCGGAGATCGCGGCGATGATCGCAGAGCGGGGCGCGACCGGCATCGTCTGTGACGATGAACTTTCACCGGCACAGCTTAAGAACTTAGAGCAGATGTTAGACACCAAGGTGATGGACCGCACGCTGATTATCCTGGATATCTTTGCGGCACGCGCCACGACGAGCGAGGGAAAAATACAGGTGGAACTGGCGCAGTTAAAATACCGCCTCAGCCGTCTGACCGGCCTCGGGCGTTCCATGTCCAGACTCGGCGGCGGAATCGGAACGAGAGGGCCGGGTGAGAAAAAGCTGGAGATGGACAGACGTCTCATCAAAGACCGCATCGCACAGCTGAACCGGGAATTAAAGGAGGTGCGCCAGCACCGCGAGATCACACGCGCGAAGCGCACGAGAAACGGGATGCCTGTGGCGGCGATCGTCGGCTACACGAATGCCGGAAAGTCCACACTGTTGAACCGGCTTACCGACGCCGGGGTGTTAGAGGAGGACAAGCTGTTTGCCACACTTGACCCGACAACGCGCGTCTTAGAACTTCCGGGCAGACAGGAGATTCTTCTGACCGATACGGTCGGTTTTATAAGGAAGCTGCCGCACCATCTGATCGAGGCGTTTAAGAGTACGCTCGAGGAGGCAAAATATGCGGACTACATTCTGCATGTGGTGGATGCTTCCAACCCGCAGCACGAGAAGCAGATGCACATTGTCTATGACACGCTCTATCAGCTGGATATCCGGGAAAAGATGGTCATCACGCTTTTTAACAAGCAGGACGCGGTGACGGAGCGGGAGCCGCTGCATGATCTGAGGGCAGATCATACCCTGGCAGTCTCGGCAAGAGAGGGAACGGGGCTCGACGAGTTAAAAGAACTGCTTGCGGAACTTCTGCGCGAGAACAAAGTTCTGATTGAGCGAACCATCGCCTATGCGGATGCCGGAATCCTGCAGCAGATCAGAAAGCAGGGAGAGCTTTTAGAGGAGGATTACCGCCCGGAGGGGATCTATGTGAAGGCGTATGTGCCGCTGGAATTGTATGGAAAACTGTAG